TGAACAATTTTGTATATGGATGAAGAAAATATTGGGTGATAAGGTTGATGACGTCCAAGTTTCAAACCGTTTAACAGTATCTCCATGTGTTATCGTATCCGGGTAATTTGGTTTGTcgaagaaaatatggaattgttttcttaatcaagacgttttatttatttatttatataaatataaatatatatatatataaatataaatatatatatatatatatatatatatatatatatatatatatatatatatatatatatatatatatatatatatatatttaaactttCAGGCTGATGAAGGGACAGACGGTTGGTGACTCTTCAAATCTGAATTCCGTGAGTAGCAGTAGTAGGAGAGTGCTTGAGATTAACCCTGAACATGGAATTATTCATGCATTGAGTgtacgtttttttttcttcttttaataAACAAAATCTACTTTTGGTAGGAACGTGAATACGAATAGACTTAAGCCTGGCAAACGGGTCGGGTTTGGGTCGAGACCCAAGCGGGACACGGGTCAAACGGTCCCAAAATTGAAACGGTTCGGGTCCAAATGGTTCGAGACCCAATGGACCCAAATGGTTGACCCTATGGACCCAATTTTTGGTGTATAGTACTAGTctttctaaattaatatatatatttttcatctgTAAATATGTGATGCAGGCTGCTTTCAAGACCAAGAAATATTATGATGAAGACGCCTTGAATGCTGTTAATGATTTATATGCTACTAGTATGATTATCTGTGGTTTCACAGTACGTGATCTTTGTACTATATTCAAGTTTGAAATCTTAATAGAAAAATGGTGTTACTAACTTACTATCATGTCtgttaaaaatatattatatatatatatatatatatatatatatatatatatatatatatatatatatatatataaaaaatgtaaTTTAATTATTTGGTTTGATTTGATGCAGACTGAAATTCCAACACTGAAGCTGTATAAGGAGTTTCTTGACTATTTTAATGAGGAGAGTAGCAAGTCTTTGTTGAACAGATGGACGATGACTCAACAACAAGATGTTGATGATGCATCGCCTTTTAAACATTGCATTGTGGTGGTTGAAACATATGAAGATGAAAACCCACCAACCGCTGATGAGATCATTTTTTGTTACCTCCATTCACTCATTAAAGCTATTGACAGGTAAGAAACGGTTTTTTTTAGGAATATTTTTACTTGATTTTTTTTATTgattcttttttatttttatttgtgtgtgtgtgtgtttgtagaTGGGATACAATGAAGATGAAGATTTTCTGGGTTTCAACTAAAGGTTCATGTGCTTATGCTTACGGGGGTCTCGTGTCTGAAGATGAACGCCAATTTAGGGGTAATTCCTTCTTTATAACCTTTTTAATTGGTGAAACGTGTTCTTtgcttttaataaaataataataataataatattaagtttacTACCAATTAAAGGGCTTCTTTACTACATGacataatatatgtgtgtgtgtgctgCGACTTTGGTGTTCCAAAAAAAATAAGCTTACTAGGTCATGTATTAATAATTGTTTATTACACAATTGTTTGATTATGTAACTGCAGAGGAAGTTTATATTGATGGGAAGGCGGTTTCATAtgataataaaaaattatataatgaGTAGATCAAGATGAAAGATGGTGGCCCGCTAAGAGACGTTGTTAACTTTAGAAGATTAGACATA
This window of the Rutidosis leptorrhynchoides isolate AG116_Rl617_1_P2 chromosome 7, CSIRO_AGI_Rlap_v1, whole genome shotgun sequence genome carries:
- the LOC139860486 gene encoding heat shock protein 90-6, mitochondrial-like, translating into MKGQTVGDSSNLNSVSSSSRRVLEINPEHGIIHALSAAFKTKKYYDEDALNAVNDLYATSMIICGFTTEIPTLKLYKEFLDYFNEESSKSLLNRWTMTQQQDVDDASPFKHCIVVVETYEDENPPTADEIIFCYLHSLIKAIDRWDTMKMKIFWVSTKGSCAYAYGGLVSEDERQFREEVYIDGKAVSYDNKKLYNE